From the Gemmatimonadales bacterium genome, one window contains:
- a CDS encoding multiheme c-type cytochrome — MLTATVLVALAAAGCVKDNTSAVTGTPKDAAFVGYSDPATKMTTCGNCHIDRQRDWQATKHASAWTDLQASGHATASCDVCHTTNGATNLGADTAGYFAVSGTAKQYYEDVQCESCHGPGAAHISAPDETQPQASIHADTASANGCGTCHTGTHEPFVDQWRQSLHGSVEPAANGNAACAGCHSGQGALARFDTKVNYIELNSTTWEPIVCAVCHDPHGSSNPHQLRYPISTPDLTTNLCMQCHYRRANPDPTSSRGAHSPQGPMLLGEAGWIPPNFQYASAEQASTHGTEANPNLCVTCHMEFYDVTDKATGSFVLHSVGHLFRAIPCTDSTGAPVFSDSCADTQRRFNACATGGCHATGAQALADRQVLIGRLQGEINVLWIDANHNGVLDPFPTDSGLLAIVMATTPGDFSTTGAGANTITVGEGAWFNCDLIQRGDGSFGVHNPIYAEALLLGSTQAVRAQYTYLPPAPPAEATYEEARARTVGLRP, encoded by the coding sequence GTGCTCACCGCCACCGTTCTGGTCGCGCTCGCCGCGGCCGGCTGCGTGAAGGACAACACCTCGGCGGTCACGGGCACGCCGAAGGACGCCGCCTTCGTGGGCTACAGCGACCCGGCCACGAAGATGACGACCTGCGGCAACTGCCACATCGACCGGCAGCGGGACTGGCAGGCGACGAAGCACGCGAGCGCCTGGACCGACCTGCAGGCCAGCGGCCACGCGACGGCATCGTGCGACGTGTGCCACACGACCAACGGCGCGACCAACCTCGGTGCGGACACGGCGGGCTACTTCGCCGTCTCGGGCACGGCGAAGCAGTACTACGAGGACGTCCAGTGCGAGTCGTGCCACGGGCCCGGCGCCGCCCACATCTCCGCGCCGGACGAGACGCAGCCCCAGGCCTCGATCCATGCGGACACGGCGTCGGCCAACGGCTGCGGCACCTGCCACACCGGGACGCACGAGCCGTTCGTGGACCAGTGGCGGCAATCGCTCCACGGATCCGTGGAGCCCGCCGCCAACGGCAACGCGGCGTGCGCCGGCTGCCATTCGGGCCAGGGCGCGCTGGCGCGGTTCGACACCAAGGTCAACTACATCGAGCTCAACAGCACGACCTGGGAGCCGATCGTCTGCGCGGTCTGCCACGACCCCCACGGCAGCAGCAATCCGCACCAGCTCCGCTACCCGATCAGCACGCCGGACCTGACGACGAACCTGTGCATGCAGTGCCACTACCGCCGCGCCAACCCCGATCCGACCAGCTCCCGCGGCGCCCACTCGCCCCAGGGGCCGATGCTGCTCGGTGAGGCCGGCTGGATTCCGCCGAACTTCCAGTACGCGTCCGCCGAGCAGGCGTCCACGCACGGGACCGAGGCGAACCCCAACCTCTGCGTGACGTGCCACATGGAGTTCTACGACGTCACCGACAAGGCGACAGGCTCGTTCGTCCTGCACTCGGTCGGCCACCTGTTCCGCGCGATCCCGTGCACCGACTCCACCGGCGCGCCGGTCTTCAGCGACAGCTGCGCCGACACCCAGCGCCGCTTCAACGCGTGCGCGACGGGCGGCTGCCACGCCACCGGGGCGCAGGCCCTGGCCGACCGGCAGGTGCTGATCGGACGGCTGCAGGGTGAGATCAACGTGCTGTGGATCGATGCCAACCACAACGGCGTGCTCGACCCGTTCCCGACCGACTCGGGGCTGCTGGCGATCGTGATGGCGACGACGCCGGGCGATTTCTCGACCACGGGAGCCGGGGCGAACACCATCACGGTCGGCGAGGGCGCCTGGTTCAACTGCGACCTGATTCAGCGGGGCGACGGGTCCTTCGGCGTGCACAATCCCATCTACGCCGAGGCGCTGCTCCTCGGGAGCACCCAGGCGGTGCGCGCGCAGTACACGTACCTGCCGCCGGCGCCACCCGCCGAGGCCACCTACGAGGAGGCCCGCGCCCGCACGGTCGGGCTCAGGCCCTAG
- a CDS encoding NADPH-dependent F420 reductase: MRIGIIGAGMIGSTLAKLWVDAGHEVRVASRHPEDLTAIVEPLGERASSGTPLEAAEFGELVMLTVPLKAVPDLARDLASRLAGKIVLDTGNAYERRDGDAAREASRHPRGSAGWAAAMFPGSPWVKAFNTVYFKTLLSEAHRDGDRLGIPLAGDDPEALETAAALVRDAGFDPVIVGPLVRGRDFEPGSPVYNTGMSGRELRAVLGESR; this comes from the coding sequence ATGCGCATCGGGATCATCGGAGCCGGCATGATCGGGTCGACGCTGGCGAAGCTGTGGGTCGACGCCGGGCACGAGGTCCGCGTGGCGTCGCGCCATCCCGAGGACCTGACCGCCATCGTGGAGCCGCTCGGCGAGCGCGCATCGTCCGGGACACCGTTGGAGGCGGCGGAGTTCGGCGAGCTGGTGATGTTGACGGTGCCGCTCAAGGCCGTCCCCGACCTCGCGCGCGACCTCGCGTCGCGCCTGGCCGGCAAGATCGTGCTGGATACGGGGAACGCCTACGAGCGGCGCGACGGCGACGCGGCACGCGAGGCCTCGCGCCATCCGCGGGGCTCGGCCGGCTGGGCGGCCGCGATGTTCCCCGGCAGCCCGTGGGTCAAGGCGTTCAATACGGTCTATTTCAAGACGCTGCTGAGCGAAGCCCATCGGGACGGAGACCGCCTCGGCATTCCGCTGGCCGGCGACGATCCCGAGGCCCTGGAGACGGCGGCCGCGCTGGTGCGCGACGCCGGATTCGATCCCGTGATCGTCGGCCCGCTCGTGCGCGGACGGGACTTCGAGCCGGGCTCTCCCGTCTACAATACCGGCATGAGCGGCCGCGAGCTGCGGGCCGTGCTCGGTGAGTCCCGATGA
- the glgB gene encoding 1,4-alpha-glucan branching protein GlgB, with translation MADDAAPRERGASAGKRASTEGRGAAEAVNAPPITDDDLYLFNEGSHYHLYHKLGCHLTTLNGIAGATFAVWAPNANYVSVIGDFNGWNRATNKLAPRGPSGIWEGFVGGVRKGHTYKFHIGSRQRGFRVDKADPFGIHHETPPRTGSKVWDLDYDWGDAAWMAGRGARNALASPISIYEVHLGSWMRVPEDGYRSLSYRELAEKLVPYVADLGFTHVEFLPVMEHPFYGSWGYQTTGYFAPTSRYGTPQDFMYLVDRLHQAGIGVILDWVPSHFPTDEHALAYFDGTHLFEHADMRQGFHPDWNSYIFNYGRHEVRSFLLSSAFLWLDVYHADGLRVDAVASMLYLDYSRKPGEWIPNRFGGHENLEAVDFIRRFNAAVYERHPDTQTIAEESTAWPMVSRPTYVGGLGFGLKWDMGWMHDTLRYLSKDPVHRRFHHNDLTFRGLYAFTENYCLPLSHDEVVHGKGSLLARMPGDGWQQFANLRALLGYMYSQPGKKLLFMGGEIAQGGEWSHESSVEWHLLERAPHQGVQRLARDLNRLLRAEPALHELDSDPAGMEWIDANDSDNSVLTYLRMSRGAKDVIVVACNFTPVPRPGYRVGVPRAGYWREVLNTDAWEYGGSGQGNLGGRSTDPIPFHGRAQSLDLVLPPLAVVALRHEAG, from the coding sequence ATGGCCGACGACGCGGCACCGAGAGAACGCGGCGCATCCGCCGGAAAGCGAGCCTCGACCGAGGGGCGGGGTGCGGCCGAGGCGGTCAACGCGCCCCCGATCACCGACGACGACCTGTACCTGTTCAACGAGGGCAGCCACTACCACCTCTACCACAAGCTCGGCTGCCATCTCACCACGCTGAACGGGATCGCCGGCGCGACGTTCGCCGTGTGGGCCCCCAACGCCAACTACGTGTCCGTCATCGGCGACTTCAACGGCTGGAACCGGGCCACCAACAAGCTCGCGCCGCGCGGCCCCTCGGGCATCTGGGAGGGCTTCGTCGGCGGCGTCAGGAAGGGGCACACCTACAAGTTCCACATTGGCTCGCGCCAGCGCGGCTTCCGCGTGGACAAGGCCGACCCCTTCGGCATCCACCACGAGACGCCGCCCAGGACCGGCTCCAAGGTGTGGGACCTGGACTACGACTGGGGCGACGCGGCGTGGATGGCCGGCCGCGGCGCGCGCAACGCGCTGGCGAGTCCCATCTCGATCTACGAGGTGCACCTCGGCTCGTGGATGCGGGTGCCGGAGGACGGTTACCGCTCGCTCTCCTACCGCGAGCTGGCCGAGAAGCTGGTGCCCTACGTCGCGGACCTGGGCTTCACCCACGTCGAATTCCTGCCGGTGATGGAGCATCCGTTCTACGGATCGTGGGGCTACCAGACCACCGGCTACTTCGCCCCCACGAGCCGCTACGGCACGCCGCAGGACTTCATGTACCTCGTGGACCGCCTCCACCAGGCTGGGATCGGCGTGATCCTCGACTGGGTGCCGTCCCACTTCCCCACGGACGAGCACGCGCTGGCGTACTTCGACGGCACGCACCTGTTCGAGCACGCGGACATGCGCCAGGGTTTCCACCCCGACTGGAACAGCTACATCTTCAACTACGGCCGGCACGAGGTGCGCTCGTTCCTGCTGTCGTCGGCATTCCTGTGGCTCGACGTGTACCACGCCGACGGGCTCCGGGTGGACGCCGTGGCGTCCATGCTCTACCTCGACTACTCCCGCAAGCCGGGCGAGTGGATCCCCAACCGGTTCGGCGGGCACGAGAACCTGGAGGCCGTGGACTTCATCCGGCGCTTCAACGCCGCCGTCTACGAGCGCCACCCCGACACGCAGACCATCGCCGAGGAGTCCACCGCGTGGCCGATGGTCTCGCGGCCCACCTACGTCGGCGGGCTGGGCTTCGGCCTCAAGTGGGACATGGGCTGGATGCACGACACGCTGCGGTACCTGTCCAAGGACCCCGTGCACCGCCGCTTCCACCACAACGACCTGACCTTCCGCGGGCTGTACGCCTTCACGGAGAACTACTGCCTGCCGCTCTCCCACGACGAGGTGGTGCACGGCAAGGGCTCGCTGCTGGCCAGGATGCCCGGCGACGGGTGGCAGCAGTTCGCCAATCTGCGCGCGCTGCTGGGGTACATGTACAGCCAGCCCGGCAAGAAGCTGCTGTTCATGGGCGGCGAGATCGCCCAGGGCGGGGAGTGGAGCCACGAGTCGAGCGTGGAGTGGCACCTGCTGGAGCGCGCGCCGCACCAGGGCGTGCAGCGGCTCGCGAGGGACCTGAACCGGCTGCTCCGGGCGGAGCCCGCGCTCCACGAGCTGGACAGCGACCCGGCCGGGATGGAGTGGATCGACGCCAACGACTCCGACAACTCGGTCCTGACCTACCTGCGCATGAGCCGCGGCGCGAAGGACGTGATCGTGGTGGCCTGCAACTTCACCCCTGTCCCCCGCCCCGGCTACCGCGTCGGCGTGCCGCGCGCCGGCTACTGGCGCGAGGTGCTCAACACCGACGCGTGGGAGTACGGCGGCAGCGGCCAGGGCAACCTCGGCGGCCGCAGCACGGACCCGATCCCCTTCCACGGCCGCGCCCAGTCACTCGACCTCGTCCTGCCGCCGCTGGCGGTGGTGGCCCTCAGGCACGAAGCGGGCTGA